The sequence CTGTGCACTGTTCCAAGTTCAAAAAGCTTCAGCGGAAGATCACGATAGCTTCTCAGCTCGGACTTGTACACCATAATATGGTTAACGCAGTTCATGGGTTTGATGCCGAATTCCACATCGTCAATCTTAGTGAAGTACATATTATCGCCGTAGTTATCGTAGTGACCGGAGCGTTTCCACATATCCGACTTAAGGATAGCGGGACCGTAAACCACTTCGTAGCCTCTTTTGAAATGCTCCTGCCTTTCGTACTCTTCCAGAATGGCACGGAGCCTACCGCCCTTGGGCAGGTATATGGGGAAGCCCGCGCCTATATCATCCTCGACCATGAAGAGCTTGAGCTCCCTGCCGAGTTTTCGGTGGTCACGTTTTTTCGCCTCTTCAAGCATGTTGAGGTAAGCGTCAAGCTCGTCCTTTTTAAACCAGCTTGTGCCGTAGATACGCTGAAGCTGGGGGTTTTTCTCATCCCCTCTCCAGTATGCGCCCGCAACGGAAAGCAGCTTGTAGTGCTTAATTCTTGAAGTGTTGTCAATGTGCGGTCCGCGGCAGAGATCCATAAAGTCGCCCTGTTCGTAAAGCGATACTGTAGGGTCTTCTATTGCGTCTATGAGCTCAATTTTATAGTTCTCGCCCATGTCGCTGAAAACTTTCTTCGCCTCTTCCTTGGTGAGCACTTTTCTGCGCACTGTTATTTTTTCGGCGGCGATTTTTGCCATTTCCTTTTCGATCTTTTCCAGATCTTCGGGAGTGAACTTCATGTCGCCGGTGTCGAAATCATAAAAGAAGCCGTCTTTAATAACGGGTCCTATGGTTACTTTAACTTTAGGATAAACCCTCTGAACTGCCTGCGCCATGAGGTGGGCTGTGGAGTGGCGGAGAATTTCCAGACCTTCCGCGTCTGTTTCCGTTATTATTTTAACTTTATCGCCTTCACTTAAAATGTATCCGAGATCGACCGCTTTGCCGTTTACTTCGCCTGCTACAGCTTTTTTGGCGAGTCCGAGGCTTATATTTTTCGCCGCGTCAAGAACGCTGCTGCCTTCGTCAAGAACCCTCTGACTGCCGTCCGCAAGTACAATATTCATATATGTCTCCTGTTTTGTGCCTGTTGGATATAAACCTTAAGATTATGACGAGAATGCGTGCTTGTCAATAGTACCTCTGTGAATATGCGCAAAAGATTATTATTAATGAAAACAAACTTTTGTGTTTATGAACTGTCGGGAGAATTGTATATTTATGGTTTACAGACACCGAGGTTGAAGGGATGAAAAAGATTTTTGCCATTCTTCTCGCCTGTACACTGCTTGGAGCGGGGGTTTTCGCCTTTCTCTCCAAACGTGGCGGCGGAAAAATCCAGATACTGGAAACAGTAAAAGCGGAAAAAGCGACTATAGAGGATCAGCTTCTGGCTACGGGCATCGTAAAACCCGTTGTGGGCGCAAAAATTGAGATAGGAGCAAGGGCGACCGGACTTATAAGCTCGCTCCCCGTCAAAGTCGGCGACAGAGTTGAGCAGGGGCAGCTCATAGCCAAGATAGACAGCAGAGAGATTGAACGCAACATCGAAACCATGCGCATAAGCCTGAAAACACTGAAAGCGAACCTTGAGAAGGAAAGAAGTCTTTTTCCGGTAAACACCGACCTTCAGCGAAAGAATATAGAGAAGCGTGAGGCGGATCTCCGTCTGGCGGAGCGCAACTACGGCAGGCAGAAAAAACTGTATGA is a genomic window of Geovibrio thiophilus containing:
- the thrS gene encoding threonine--tRNA ligase — translated: MNIVLADGSQRVLDEGSSVLDAAKNISLGLAKKAVAGEVNGKAVDLGYILSEGDKVKIITETDAEGLEILRHSTAHLMAQAVQRVYPKVKVTIGPVIKDGFFYDFDTGDMKFTPEDLEKIEKEMAKIAAEKITVRRKVLTKEEAKKVFSDMGENYKIELIDAIEDPTVSLYEQGDFMDLCRGPHIDNTSRIKHYKLLSVAGAYWRGDEKNPQLQRIYGTSWFKKDELDAYLNMLEEAKKRDHRKLGRELKLFMVEDDIGAGFPIYLPKGGRLRAILEEYERQEHFKRGYEVVYGPAILKSDMWKRSGHYDNYGDNMYFTKIDDVEFGIKPMNCVNHIMVYKSELRSYRDLPLKLFELGTVHRHEKSGVLHGLMRVRAFTQDDAHVFCTPEQLNGEIVKIIDFVTDVMNVFGFEFEIEVSTKPEKYIGSDENWEKATAALFEALKIKELPYQINEGDGAFYGPKIDIKLKDAIGRFWQCATIQADFNLPERFELSYIGEDGQKHRPIMLHRVILGSVDRFIGVLTEHFAGNFPVWITPVQVRVMNITDDSLEMCKKVEAALRAEGFRVEGDYRNEKINLKIREAQLEKIPHMVILGKNEVENGTLTVRLRDGENKNNLDLSAYISVLRGLDVSKSLELWR